In Micromonospora sp. NBC_01813, the following are encoded in one genomic region:
- the pfkB gene encoding 1-phosphofructokinase encodes MILTLTLNPSLDRAVEIDDLVRGEVIRATGARLDPGGKGVNVSRALLANGVPSVAVLPCGGDEGGQLVRLLAAEGVEVVTVPIAGRTRSNLTLAEPDGTVTKVNEPGPQLSCGEFEAITARLLDTADRADWVVVCGSLPPGLPVDSFAQLCRRLVDAGLRLTVDTSGPPLRAAAEAGAALVKPNREELAEAVGRQLPTLDDVVGAAEEIRGWGAGTVLASLGADGAVLVDADGVRTGDSPVDRPRSTVGAGDALLAGFLAAGASGPAALAEGLAWGAAAVSLPGSRMPGPADLRRHAVRLHPRPDDLQQLVTRG; translated from the coding sequence ATGATCCTCACCCTCACCCTCAACCCGAGCCTCGACCGGGCCGTCGAGATCGACGACCTCGTCCGTGGCGAGGTGATCCGGGCCACCGGGGCGCGACTCGACCCCGGCGGCAAAGGCGTCAACGTGTCCCGGGCGCTGCTGGCCAACGGCGTACCGTCGGTGGCGGTGCTGCCGTGCGGCGGCGACGAGGGCGGGCAACTCGTCCGGTTGCTGGCAGCCGAGGGCGTCGAGGTCGTCACCGTACCGATCGCCGGGCGGACCCGGTCCAACCTCACCCTGGCCGAGCCGGACGGCACCGTCACGAAGGTCAACGAACCCGGTCCGCAGCTGAGCTGCGGCGAGTTCGAGGCGATCACCGCACGGCTGCTGGACACCGCCGACCGCGCCGACTGGGTGGTGGTCTGCGGCAGCCTCCCACCGGGACTGCCGGTCGACTCCTTCGCACAGCTGTGCCGGCGGCTGGTCGACGCCGGACTACGGCTGACTGTCGACACCAGCGGGCCGCCGCTGCGGGCCGCCGCCGAGGCCGGCGCCGCACTGGTCAAGCCGAACCGGGAGGAGCTGGCCGAGGCCGTCGGACGACAACTGCCCACCCTCGACGACGTTGTCGGCGCCGCCGAAGAAATACGCGGCTGGGGCGCCGGCACCGTACTGGCCAGCCTCGGTGCCGACGGTGCCGTGCTGGTCGACGCCGACGGCGTCCGCACCGGGGACTCACCGGTCGACCGGCCGCGCAGCACCGTCGGCGCCGGCGACGCGCTGCTGGCGGGATTCCTCGCCGCCGGCGCCAGCGGGCCGGCTGCCCTGGCCGAAGGGTTGGCCTGGGGCGCGGCGGCGGTCAGCCTGCCGGGCAGCCGGATGCCCGGACCGGCCGATCTACGCCGACACGCGGTACGTCTGCACCCGCGTCCGGACGACCTCCAACAGCTCGTCACCCGGGGGTGA